The genomic region ataatatatctggCTCTAtgcaaaataacaaaaaataagtaattgttTAGAAGCGGAGTATTTAATATTGAAGCAAGTTGAATCGAAGTAAGTTGAGTTGGCACTTTGATGTGTAATGTTTGTGTGAACACGGAACGCGATCCGACCGAGactatttataaatactaattatactaCTCATAACAATTGGAATTAACTAAATTGCgctgattaattaataaaagtcATGCATATaaattattagctgatgcccgcgatttcatccgcgtggaattaggtttaggaactctttgattttccgggataaacaatAGCCTACGTCACTTCTCCATGTCTTCATATAcactcatgcaaaaaatgacatcaatccgttgcaccgttgtgacgtgattgaaggagaaaccaacaaacaaacacactttcgcataaagGTACTGATTTGAGTTGTGTAATATGTTAACAAACCtttaaattgaatattaaaGTAAACGTTTTTATAATTATCCTACCTATAAACCTATCATGTTTATGTTATGgggtattttatataaaaaattctggTATACTGAAATTTATCGCCATCATGAATTAACTTTCTAAttatacattttgtaaaatataacaaaacaaCTGCGCAAAATTACGTGGCGTGTGTCACATCCGGCGTCAGAGAATCCGTTTAGCACAAGTAATGTGTAATGGAAATCATGTTAAGTATACTTTGGTTGTACATAGAGAAGGGCTTTTAGCGGATCTCTACATTTCGtacaatgtatgtatgtatgtatgtatgtatgtatgtatgtatgtatgtatgtatgtatgtatgtatgtatgtatgtatgtatgtatgtatgtatgtatgtatgtatgtatgtatgtatgtatgtatatatgtatgtatgtatgtatgtatgtatgtatgtatgtcaaCAAAGATGCTTGACACTCACACTCACAACACTTCAacaataaacttttattaaaagaatttaaaacagattgttttattattattatgtaagacTACCTTTCAAAgcgtttttttaaagtttttaaaacatgtttcatttattaatttctCAAATTCAGAAATTGTCTGGCTCTATTCGCTGAGAGCGCGGTACGGCGCCTGCCGTataaaagacatcaacgcgctGGCGGCGCTCGACCACTCtaacttttatgaaataactagctgatgcccgcgacttcgtctgcgtggaattaggttttttaaaaatcccgtgggaactcttttattttccgggataaaaagtagcccatgtcactctgcaggtctttatctatacccactaCATAATCAcataaatcacgtcaacccgttgcaccgttgcgacgtgactgaaggacaaaccaacaaaccaataaaccaataaaccaatacatcaacaaaccaacaaacaaacacactttcgcatttataataagggtactgattttccaataatttataatatcctctTTCACTTGAACTGTAATAATTCACTGTACAATGCTAAAATGAGCAAGAaatgcatagttttttttttttttttttttttttaatagatatagcgagcaagcgagcaggcgggtcacctgatgttaagtgattaccgccgcccatgaacatttgcagcaccagaggagccgccgatgcgttgccggcctttaaggaatttgttggtccgccccttgaataaccccatgttataatctagctggaacaccgccgatgggagttggttccacagtttgcacgtgcgtggaaagaaggatctggcgcagcggacggtcgaagtgcaccagacacccagatggtgagggtgaaattccttacggtggcgcgcggtgcggttgtagaaaaaagagggtggaataaggtcaaaaagctcttcagaccactccccattatacaggcgatagaacacgcatagagagctaacgtctctgcggtgctccaggctttccaacgagccggttagtttgggatcgtccacaagtcgaacagcccgcctttggatccgatcaaatggaaggagttggtactggggtgctccagcccaaaggtgggagcagtactccatgtgagggcggacttgcgccttatagagtaggagcctatgctcgggcgcgaagtaccgctttgctctgttgagcaccccaagctttttggaggctaatttggccttgctttccaaatgatcgagTTTTCTACTGAGCGATAAGTATCACTGATGAAACAACAACAGATATTGTAGGGTGAGAAGAGATAATAATGTTTTAagacaaaatagattttatttgaaattaaataatatttaacaagTCTTACGGTGGAAATTGTAATAAACTAAAAGGAAATAAATCACAGATGCTTTGAAGTTTCTAGTTTGTTCTTGTTCACCACCAGCCGCTGGAGTATCCCGAGCCGTAGCCACCGCCGTAGCCGCCGCCGTAGCCGCCGCCGTAGCCGCCGCCGTAGCCGCCGCCGTAGCCGCCGCCGTAGCCACCGCCGAGACCGCTGTAGCCGATGCCGCTGCTGTAGCTGGGCGCGGCTACCACCTTGTTCACGGACACCACTTGGGGCACGGAGACCACCTTGCGCACACTGACCACCTGTGGGACGTCGACGACGCGGGCGGTGTTCACGACTTGGTTGACTCTGACGACTCGGGCTGCGGGCGCGGAGTATCCTCCGATGCCACTGTAGCCGCCGCCGTATCCACCACCGTAGCCACCGATGCCACTGATGCCACCGATGCCACCGTACCCACCGCTGAGGTAGCCTCTCTTGTCGCGCTTCTGGCTGTCGTCGCTGCCGGCCGCGGCGCAGGCCACCAGGGCGAACACTACGATCTGTGAAAAGTCACTGAATTTATTTACGTGCTAATTTAATtcagtttaaaattttactagCATTTTACCACGACTTCGTTTGCGCGGATTTAAGTTGTAATTTCTGAAAACGCATCCTCAGGAGGCATACGTCACGAATTTCAAATCTCTACGTTAGGTTTGGCTGAGcgtttagagtttttttttaatataagtacctaacgtTGATATAacgtaaatttttatattatgattttataTTACGGATTCAGCTTCAATCTTTTCCAGTATCgatcaataattatttactactatatttttattcaatagaATTAATTCTACTAAATCATATAAATAAACACCTACATATGTACAtaaatgtatgaatatatatgTTATGCAAATTCAAGTGACACTGACCCAGTGAATTTGAATTCGATCAatgaatcataataaataaatattctaataatatttttaaagtagtATTAGGAACTTACGAAAGATTTCATTTTGGGTTTCGGTTTGTCGTCAGAAGAGGAGTATGCTGTATGGAGGAATGAATGATGCCGTTCGGCAGCTGCGCGTTATATAGTTATGAAGTCGTGCGGCGACGCGTCAGCCGGGAGCGTGGCGCAACTCGCAACGCGTAGCCTCGTCCGCGAATTTGTCGCACCGTTATCATAAATTAATCCTTGGTGCTCGATTTTGGCGactaatgtttatttaattttataaaatacatatttagtTAGTTTTTGGGTTGAAGTGACAAAACTTTTGCTACTGTGTCAAATGCAAGTTGTGCAAGTTTGATTCAGATTATCATAAACTTTTTTTCAAATGTTGACTCCGTTATAATTTAATTgttcttaatttaattattttgtgagCAATGAGTCGAATGTATACTATGGTATTACcattgccctgcccattgccacttcagcttcgcaatctgttgagctatgtcggttactctagttttactacggatctcctcatgtctgatgtgatcacgtagagaaactccgcacgtagctctctccatcgcccgctgagtgactctgagctttcttatgaagcccatagttagcgaccatgtctcggatccatgtcTTCACTGGCAACGCGCACTGTTCGAAGaagtcttcaagcactgagaaattttggacaagaagacatctcgaagctgcCTGAACACCGCCCAACTAAGTTGGATTCGGCAGCTGACCTCTGTATTGAAATTGGGCCTACCcgactggattgtgtgtcctaggtatataCTCGTCTACGacttcgagtgcagagctcccaGCGATTACTGGTTGGGG from Maniola hyperantus chromosome 16, iAphHyp1.2, whole genome shotgun sequence harbors:
- the LOC117989571 gene encoding keratin-associated protein 6-2-like, whose translation is MKSFIVVFALVACAAAGSDDSQKRDKRGYLSGGYGGIGGISGIGGYGGGYGGGYSGIGGYSAPAARVVRVNQVVNTARVVDVPQVVSVRKVVSVPQVVSVNKVVAAPSYSSGIGYSGLGGGYGGGYGGGYGGGYGGGYGGGYGGGYGSGYSSGWW